One window of the Labilibaculum sp. genome contains the following:
- a CDS encoding YaiO family outer membrane beta-barrel protein encodes MLKFLSLVTLLLFCMIGHGLAQESSVPKKNSLDEFKRARELAFAGNREEARRICYEILNENPEFYDAGILIGRTFAWDKNFKSGREELQKVLDLDFDNSDAIFAMIDLEKWAGDANKAVFYCEYGLSIFPNEEAFLVEKIKLLQDIGEEDKSLLVLDELLELNPGSEEGLALMDKYKSSRMIYKAVYQHDYEYFKEPYNRKWHLSSFQLARRNSWGTVIGKINLGDLIFDGESFWSGGVAKQFEIDAYPRVTKKSYAYLNYGYSPDNLFPKHRAGAELYHKLPEAFGFSAGMRFLQFDSDAGNKNIYIYTASLEKYYRNYWFSFRTYLTPKNGNVSQSYWLTTRRYLRDSKNYIGLELAAGVSPDEPRGNFLSPDMYKYKSRKVRLSYQDRLGTDRLLYLLKFGYEREEYRVNEKRNVLSFSVKLSYQF; translated from the coding sequence ATGCTGAAATTTTTATCTCTTGTTACGCTTTTACTATTCTGTATGATTGGGCACGGACTGGCCCAGGAATCTTCTGTGCCTAAGAAAAATAGTTTGGATGAATTTAAACGGGCGAGGGAATTGGCATTTGCAGGAAATCGGGAAGAAGCCCGAAGGATTTGTTATGAGATTTTGAATGAGAATCCTGAGTTTTACGATGCCGGAATATTAATCGGAAGAACTTTCGCCTGGGATAAAAATTTTAAATCAGGGAGAGAGGAATTGCAAAAGGTTTTGGATCTTGATTTTGATAATAGTGATGCCATATTTGCCATGATTGATCTGGAAAAATGGGCAGGAGATGCTAATAAAGCAGTTTTTTATTGTGAGTATGGTCTTTCTATCTTTCCCAATGAAGAGGCTTTTTTGGTTGAGAAAATTAAATTGCTGCAAGATATAGGAGAGGAAGATAAATCGCTGCTTGTTTTGGATGAATTATTGGAGCTGAATCCAGGCAGCGAAGAGGGCTTGGCTTTGATGGATAAATACAAGTCATCCAGAATGATTTATAAAGCGGTTTATCAGCATGATTACGAGTATTTCAAAGAACCGTACAATCGAAAGTGGCATTTAAGCTCGTTTCAATTGGCTCGGCGCAATAGCTGGGGTACTGTCATCGGGAAGATCAATTTAGGTGATTTGATTTTTGATGGTGAAAGTTTTTGGTCCGGGGGGGTCGCGAAACAATTTGAAATTGATGCCTATCCGCGTGTGACTAAAAAAAGTTATGCATATTTAAATTATGGATATTCTCCCGATAATTTGTTTCCTAAACATCGTGCAGGTGCAGAATTGTATCATAAATTACCAGAGGCATTTGGGTTCTCTGCAGGCATGCGGTTTCTTCAGTTCGATTCCGATGCGGGGAATAAGAATATTTATATTTATACAGCGTCGCTGGAAAAATATTACAGGAATTACTGGTTTTCTTTTCGAACCTACCTTACACCAAAAAATGGCAATGTCTCACAATCGTATTGGTTAACAACAAGGAGGTATTTAAGAGATTCGAAGAATTACATTGGACTGGAATTAGCTGCAGGTGTTTCGCCCGATGAACCCAGAGGAAATTTTTTGTCCCCGGATATGTACAAATACAAAAGTAGAAAAGTAAGATTGTCTTATCAGGATCGCTTAGGGACAGACCGTTTGCTTTACCTGCTTAAATTTGGTTATGAACGGGAAGAGTACCGGGTGAATGAAAAGAGAAATGTGCTTTCTTTTTCAGTGAAGTTGTCTTACCAATTTTAA